Proteins encoded together in one Salarias fasciatus chromosome 17, fSalaFa1.1, whole genome shotgun sequence window:
- the atp2b1a gene encoding plasma membrane calcium-transporting ATPase 1 isoform X1 — MANNSYSGVKNSMVEANHDGEFGCTLKELRSLMELRGAEALTKIGESYGDIQGLCNRLKTSAVDGLSGQPTDIEKRKTVFGQNLIPPKKPKTFLQLVWEALQDVTLIILEVAAIVSLGLSFYRPPDAERDHCGKAAGGVEDENESEAGWIEGAAILLSVICVVLVTAFNDWSKEKQFRGLQSRIEQEQKFTVVRGGQVIQIPVAEIVVGDIAQIKYGDLLPADGVLIQGNDLKIDESSLTGESDHVKKTQEKDPMLLSGTHVMEGSGKMVVTAVGVNSQTGIIFTLLGGGEDDEDDEEEKKKEKEEKKKQKKNKKQDGSVENRKKAKAQDGAAMEMQPLNSDEGADAEEKKKANLPKKEKSVLQGKLTKLAVQIGKAGLVMSAITVIILVVLFVVDTFWIQNLPWVKDCTPIYIQFFVKFFIIGVTVLVVAVPEGLPLAVTISLAYSVKKMMKDNNLVRHLDACETMGNATAICSDKTGTLTMNRMTVVQAYIAEKHYKKIPEPENIPSSSLDMLILGIAVNCAYTTKIMPPEKEGGLPRQVGNKTECALLGFSNDLKRDYQSIRNEIPEEKLYKVYTFNSVRKSMSTVLKMADGSYRMFSKGASEILLKKCYKILTANGEPKVFRPRDRDDMVKKVIEPMASEGLRTICLAYRDFSTADGEPDWDNENDILTGLTCICVVGIEDPVRPEVPDAIRKCQRAGITVRMVTGDNINTARAIATKCGILQPGDDFLCLEGKEFNRRIRNEKGEIEQERIDKIWPKLRVLARSSPTDKHTLVKGIIDSTVAEQRQVVAVTGDGTNDGPALKKADVGFAMGIAGTDVAKEASDIILTDDNFSSIVKAVMWGRNVYDSISKFLQFQLTVNVVAVIVAFTGACITQDSPLKAVQMLWVNLIMDTFASLALATEPPTESLLLRKPYGRNKPLISRTMMKNILGQGVYQLIIIFTLLFAGEKLFDIDSGRDAPLHAPPSEHYTIVFNTFVLMQLFNEINARKIHGERNVFEGIFNNMIFCSIVFGTFVIQIVIVQFGGKPFSCVALSIDQWLWCTFLGFGSLLWGQVISSIPTSRLKFLKTAGHGTQKEEIPDEELEELEDMDEIDHAERELRRGQILWFRGLNRIQTQIRVVNAFRSSISLYEGLEKPESRTSIHNFMTHPEFRIEDSEPHIPLIDDTDAEDDAPTKRNSASPRNATPTPPSPTPSPATTAAPSTPVSPSPNQNNNAVESSNHLLPEPPKSGTPSAPGSPLHSLETSL; from the exons ATGGCGAACAACTCGTACAGTGGGGTGAAGAACTCCATGGTGGAGGCCAACCACGATGGAGAGTTTGGCTGCACACTCAAAGAACTGCGCTCCTTAATGGAACTGAGAGGCGCCGAGGCGCTAACTAAAATTGGGGAATCTTATGGGGATATTCAAGGACTCTGCAATCGGTTAAAAACATCAGCTGTGGACG GTCTAAGCGGACAGCCTACAGACATTGAGAAGCGGAAAACAGTGTTTGGGCAGAATCTAATACCGCCCAAAAAGCCCAAAACTTTCTTACAATTAGTGTGGGAAGCACTACAGGATGTCACGCTGATTATCCTAGAAGTGGCAGCCATAGTTTCACTAGGCCTTTCTTTTTATAGACCTCCAGATGCTGAAAGAGATC ACTGTGGAAAAGCTGCTGGTGGCGTGGAGGACGAGAACGAGTCCGAGGCGGGCTGGATCGAGGGCGCCGCCATCCTTCTGTCAGTTATCTGCGTGGTGCTGGTGACGGCGTTTAACGACTGGAGTAAAGAGAAGCAGTTCAGGGGCCTCCAGAGCCGCATCGAGCAGGAACAGAAATTTACTGTCGTCCGTGGAGGACAAGTTATTCAAATTCCTGTGGCTGAGATTGTGGTTGGCGATATTGCACAAATAAAATATG gtGACCTCTTGCCTGCTGATGGAGTCCTCATCCAAGGCAACGATCTGAAGATCGATGAGAGCTCGCTCACAGGGGAGTCCGACCATGtcaagaaaacacaagaaaaagatCCAATGCTGTTATCAG GCACCCATGTAATGGAAGGCTCAGGGAAAATGGTGGTCACTGCTGTGGGTGTCAACTCACAAACTGGAATTATCTTCACTTTACTCGGGGGCGGCGAGGATGACGAGGACgatgaggaggaaaagaagaaggaaaaagaagagaagaagaagcagaaaaaaa ATAAGAAGCAAGATGGCTCTGTGGAAAATCGCAAGAAAG CTAAAGCACAGGACGGCGCTGCCATGGAGATGCAGCCGCTGAACAGCGATGAGGGAGCCGAcgcagaggagaaaaagaaagccaaCCTGCCGAAGAAGGAGAAGTCTGTGCTGCAGGGAAAACTCACCAAGCTAGCAGTTCAGATTGGAAAAGCAG GTCTGGTCATGTCAGCCATCACTGTCATTATCCTGGTGGTGCTGTTCGTGGTCGACACGTTCTGGATCCAGAATCTGCCCTGGGTCAAGGACTGCACCCCCATTTACATCCAGTTCTTTGTGAAATTCTTCATCATCGGCGTCACTGTCCTGGTGGTGGCCGTCCCCGAAGGCCTGCCGCTCGCTGTAACAATCTCCCTGGCATACTCTGTTAAG AAAATGATGAAAGATAACAACCTGGTGCGTCACTTGGACGCCTGTGAGACGATGGGCAACGCCACCGCCATCTGCTCCGACAAGACCGGCACCCTGACCATGAACCGCATGACGGTGGTGCAGGCCTACATAGCCGAGAAACACTACAAGAAGATCCCCGAGCCGGAGAacatcccctcctcctccttagaCATGCTTATTCTGGGCATTGCCGTCAACTGCGCCTACACTACTAAGATCATG CCCCCGGAGAAGGAAGGGGGTCTGCCACGACAGGTTGGAAACAAGACCGAATGTGCCTTGCTTGGCTTTTCTAATGACTTAAAACGGGACTACCAGAGCATCCGCAACGAGATCCCCGAGGAGAAACTCTACAAAGTCTACACCTTCAACTCGGTCCGCAAATCTATGAGCACCGTGTTGAAGATGGCCGATGGCAGCTACCGCATGTTCAGCAAAGGAGCATCGGAAATCCTCCTAAAAAA GTGCTATAAAATCCTGACGGCAAACGGCGAGCCGAAGGTGTTCCGTCCGCGCGACAGAGACGACATGGTGAAGAAGGTGATCGAGCCCATGGCCTCAGAGGGCCTGAGGACCATCTGCCTTGCTTATAGGGACTTCTCCACCGCCGACGGGGAGCCCGACTGGGACAACGAAAACGACATCCTCACTGGACTCACCTGCATCTGCGTGGTGGGCATCGAGGACCCCGTGCGGCCGGAG GTCCCAGACGCTATCAGGAAATGCCAGCGAGCTGGCATCACGGTGCGGATGGTGACTGGGGACAACATAAACACAGCTCGAGCCATCGCCACCAAGTGTGGCATCCTCCAGCCTGGAGATGACTTCCTCTGCCTGGAGGGGAAAGAGTTCAATCGGAGGATACGTAATGAGAAAGGAGAG ATCGAACAAGAACGCATTGACAAGATCTGGCCCAAACTACGAGTACTAGCTCGCTCTTCtcccacagacaaacacaccttAGTAAAAG GCATAATCGACAGCACAGTGGCAGAACAGAGGCAAGTGGTCGCGGTAACAGGAGACGGTACAAATGACGGTCCCGCCTTGAAGAAAGCCGACGTCGGCTTCGCCATG ggAATCGCCGGGACAGACGTCGCCAAGGAGGCGTCTGACATCATTCTGACCGACGACAACTTTTCCAGCATCGTCAAAGCCGTCATGTGGGGACGAAACGTCTACGACAGCATCTCGAAATTCCTCCAGTTTCAGTTAACTGTCAATGTAGTGGCTGTCATTGTAGCATTTACAGGAGCCTGCATCACACAA GACTCCCCGCTGAAGGCAGTGCAGATGTTGTGGGTCAACCTGATCATGGACACCTTCGCCTCGCTAGCGCTGGCCACCGAGCCGCCCACAGAATCCCTGCTGCTGAGGAAGCCGTACGGCCGCAACAAGCCGCTCATCTCCCGCACCATGATGAAAAACATCCTGGGCCAGGGAGTGTACCAGCTGATCATCATCTTCACCCTGCTCTTTGCCG GAGAGAAGCTGTTCGACATCGACAGCGGCAGGGACGCGCCCCTCCACGCGCCCCCCTCCGAGCACTACACCATCGTCTTCAACACCTTTGTCCTGATGCAGCTTTTCAACGAAATCAACGCGCGCAAGATCCACGGCGAGAGGAACGTCTTCGAGGGCATCTTCAACAACATGATCTTCTGCAGTATCGTCTTTGGAACCTTCGTCATCCAG ATCGTCATCGTGCAGTTCGGAGGGAAGCCGTTCAGCTGCGTGGCTCTGTCTATCGACCAGTGGCTGTGGTGCACTTTCTTAGGCTTTGGATCCCTTCTCTGGGGACAG GTGATCTCCTCAATACCCACCAGCCGCTTAAAATTCTTGAAAACGGCGGGCCACGGCACCCAGAAAGAGGAAATCCCCGacgaagagctggaggagctggaggacatggaCGAGATCGACCACGCTGAGCGGGAGCTTCGCCGAGGACAGATCCTCTGGTTCCGAGGCCTCAACCGCATCCAGACTCAG atcCGGGTGGTGAATGCATTCCGCAGCTCCATCTCCCTCTATGAGGGGCTGGAGAAGCCCGAGTCGCGAACATCGATCCACAACTTTATGACGCACCCCGAATTCCGGATAGAGGACTCTGAGCCCCACATCCCCCTCATCGACGACACCGACGCGGAGGACGACGCCCCCACCAAGCGCAACTCCGCCAGCCCGCGCAACGCCACGCCCACGCCGCCCTCGCCCACGCCCTCGcccgccaccaccgccgcccCCAGCACGCCGGTCTCCCCCTCCCCGAACCAGAACAATAACGCTGTGGAGAGCAGCAACCACCTCCTCCCAGAGCCCCCCAAGTCGGGGACCCCCTCGGCCCCGGGCAGCCCCCTACACAGCCTGGAGACCTCGCTTTGA
- the atp2b1a gene encoding plasma membrane calcium-transporting ATPase 1 isoform X3, with protein MANNSYSGVKNSMVEANHDGEFGCTLKELRSLMELRGAEALTKIGESYGDIQGLCNRLKTSAVDGLSGQPTDIEKRKTVFGQNLIPPKKPKTFLQLVWEALQDVTLIILEVAAIVSLGLSFYRPPDAERDHCGKAAGGVEDENESEAGWIEGAAILLSVICVVLVTAFNDWSKEKQFRGLQSRIEQEQKFTVVRGGQVIQIPVAEIVVGDIAQIKYGDLLPADGVLIQGNDLKIDESSLTGESDHVKKTQEKDPMLLSGTHVMEGSGKMVVTAVGVNSQTGIIFTLLGGGEDDEDDEEEKKKEKEEKKKQKKNKKQDGSVENRKKAKAQDGAAMEMQPLNSDEGADAEEKKKANLPKKEKSVLQGKLTKLAVQIGKAGLVMSAITVIILVVLFVVDTFWIQNLPWVKDCTPIYIQFFVKFFIIGVTVLVVAVPEGLPLAVTISLAYSVKKMMKDNNLVRHLDACETMGNATAICSDKTGTLTMNRMTVVQAYIAEKHYKKIPEPENIPSSSLDMLILGIAVNCAYTTKIMPPEKEGGLPRQVGNKTECALLGFSNDLKRDYQSIRNEIPEEKLYKVYTFNSVRKSMSTVLKMADGSYRMFSKGASEILLKKCYKILTANGEPKVFRPRDRDDMVKKVIEPMASEGLRTICLAYRDFSTADGEPDWDNENDILTGLTCICVVGIEDPVRPEVPDAIRKCQRAGITVRMVTGDNINTARAIATKCGILQPGDDFLCLEGKEFNRRIRNEKGEIEQERIDKIWPKLRVLARSSPTDKHTLVKGIIDSTVAEQRQVVAVTGDGTNDGPALKKADVGFAMGIAGTDVAKEASDIILTDDNFSSIVKAVMWGRNVYDSISKFLQFQLTVNVVAVIVAFTGACITQDSPLKAVQMLWVNLIMDTFASLALATEPPTESLLLRKPYGRNKPLISRTMMKNILGQGVYQLIIIFTLLFAGEKLFDIDSGRDAPLHAPPSEHYTIVFNTFVLMQLFNEINARKIHGERNVFEGIFNNMIFCSIVFGTFVIQIVIVQFGGKPFSCVALSIDQWLWCTFLGFGSLLWGQVISSIPTSRLKFLKTAGHGTQKEEIPDEELEELEDMDEIDHAERELRRGQILWFRGLNRIQTQMDVVSAFQSGTSFQGALRRQASNSSQQQHDIRVVNAFRSSISLYEGLEKPESRTSIHNFMTHPEFRIEDSEPHIPLIDDTDAEDDAPTKRNSASPRNATPTPPSPTPSPATTAAPSTPVSPSPNQNNNAVESSNHLLPEPPKSGTPSAPGSPLHSLETSL; from the exons ATGGCGAACAACTCGTACAGTGGGGTGAAGAACTCCATGGTGGAGGCCAACCACGATGGAGAGTTTGGCTGCACACTCAAAGAACTGCGCTCCTTAATGGAACTGAGAGGCGCCGAGGCGCTAACTAAAATTGGGGAATCTTATGGGGATATTCAAGGACTCTGCAATCGGTTAAAAACATCAGCTGTGGACG GTCTAAGCGGACAGCCTACAGACATTGAGAAGCGGAAAACAGTGTTTGGGCAGAATCTAATACCGCCCAAAAAGCCCAAAACTTTCTTACAATTAGTGTGGGAAGCACTACAGGATGTCACGCTGATTATCCTAGAAGTGGCAGCCATAGTTTCACTAGGCCTTTCTTTTTATAGACCTCCAGATGCTGAAAGAGATC ACTGTGGAAAAGCTGCTGGTGGCGTGGAGGACGAGAACGAGTCCGAGGCGGGCTGGATCGAGGGCGCCGCCATCCTTCTGTCAGTTATCTGCGTGGTGCTGGTGACGGCGTTTAACGACTGGAGTAAAGAGAAGCAGTTCAGGGGCCTCCAGAGCCGCATCGAGCAGGAACAGAAATTTACTGTCGTCCGTGGAGGACAAGTTATTCAAATTCCTGTGGCTGAGATTGTGGTTGGCGATATTGCACAAATAAAATATG gtGACCTCTTGCCTGCTGATGGAGTCCTCATCCAAGGCAACGATCTGAAGATCGATGAGAGCTCGCTCACAGGGGAGTCCGACCATGtcaagaaaacacaagaaaaagatCCAATGCTGTTATCAG GCACCCATGTAATGGAAGGCTCAGGGAAAATGGTGGTCACTGCTGTGGGTGTCAACTCACAAACTGGAATTATCTTCACTTTACTCGGGGGCGGCGAGGATGACGAGGACgatgaggaggaaaagaagaaggaaaaagaagagaagaagaagcagaaaaaaa ATAAGAAGCAAGATGGCTCTGTGGAAAATCGCAAGAAAG CTAAAGCACAGGACGGCGCTGCCATGGAGATGCAGCCGCTGAACAGCGATGAGGGAGCCGAcgcagaggagaaaaagaaagccaaCCTGCCGAAGAAGGAGAAGTCTGTGCTGCAGGGAAAACTCACCAAGCTAGCAGTTCAGATTGGAAAAGCAG GTCTGGTCATGTCAGCCATCACTGTCATTATCCTGGTGGTGCTGTTCGTGGTCGACACGTTCTGGATCCAGAATCTGCCCTGGGTCAAGGACTGCACCCCCATTTACATCCAGTTCTTTGTGAAATTCTTCATCATCGGCGTCACTGTCCTGGTGGTGGCCGTCCCCGAAGGCCTGCCGCTCGCTGTAACAATCTCCCTGGCATACTCTGTTAAG AAAATGATGAAAGATAACAACCTGGTGCGTCACTTGGACGCCTGTGAGACGATGGGCAACGCCACCGCCATCTGCTCCGACAAGACCGGCACCCTGACCATGAACCGCATGACGGTGGTGCAGGCCTACATAGCCGAGAAACACTACAAGAAGATCCCCGAGCCGGAGAacatcccctcctcctccttagaCATGCTTATTCTGGGCATTGCCGTCAACTGCGCCTACACTACTAAGATCATG CCCCCGGAGAAGGAAGGGGGTCTGCCACGACAGGTTGGAAACAAGACCGAATGTGCCTTGCTTGGCTTTTCTAATGACTTAAAACGGGACTACCAGAGCATCCGCAACGAGATCCCCGAGGAGAAACTCTACAAAGTCTACACCTTCAACTCGGTCCGCAAATCTATGAGCACCGTGTTGAAGATGGCCGATGGCAGCTACCGCATGTTCAGCAAAGGAGCATCGGAAATCCTCCTAAAAAA GTGCTATAAAATCCTGACGGCAAACGGCGAGCCGAAGGTGTTCCGTCCGCGCGACAGAGACGACATGGTGAAGAAGGTGATCGAGCCCATGGCCTCAGAGGGCCTGAGGACCATCTGCCTTGCTTATAGGGACTTCTCCACCGCCGACGGGGAGCCCGACTGGGACAACGAAAACGACATCCTCACTGGACTCACCTGCATCTGCGTGGTGGGCATCGAGGACCCCGTGCGGCCGGAG GTCCCAGACGCTATCAGGAAATGCCAGCGAGCTGGCATCACGGTGCGGATGGTGACTGGGGACAACATAAACACAGCTCGAGCCATCGCCACCAAGTGTGGCATCCTCCAGCCTGGAGATGACTTCCTCTGCCTGGAGGGGAAAGAGTTCAATCGGAGGATACGTAATGAGAAAGGAGAG ATCGAACAAGAACGCATTGACAAGATCTGGCCCAAACTACGAGTACTAGCTCGCTCTTCtcccacagacaaacacaccttAGTAAAAG GCATAATCGACAGCACAGTGGCAGAACAGAGGCAAGTGGTCGCGGTAACAGGAGACGGTACAAATGACGGTCCCGCCTTGAAGAAAGCCGACGTCGGCTTCGCCATG ggAATCGCCGGGACAGACGTCGCCAAGGAGGCGTCTGACATCATTCTGACCGACGACAACTTTTCCAGCATCGTCAAAGCCGTCATGTGGGGACGAAACGTCTACGACAGCATCTCGAAATTCCTCCAGTTTCAGTTAACTGTCAATGTAGTGGCTGTCATTGTAGCATTTACAGGAGCCTGCATCACACAA GACTCCCCGCTGAAGGCAGTGCAGATGTTGTGGGTCAACCTGATCATGGACACCTTCGCCTCGCTAGCGCTGGCCACCGAGCCGCCCACAGAATCCCTGCTGCTGAGGAAGCCGTACGGCCGCAACAAGCCGCTCATCTCCCGCACCATGATGAAAAACATCCTGGGCCAGGGAGTGTACCAGCTGATCATCATCTTCACCCTGCTCTTTGCCG GAGAGAAGCTGTTCGACATCGACAGCGGCAGGGACGCGCCCCTCCACGCGCCCCCCTCCGAGCACTACACCATCGTCTTCAACACCTTTGTCCTGATGCAGCTTTTCAACGAAATCAACGCGCGCAAGATCCACGGCGAGAGGAACGTCTTCGAGGGCATCTTCAACAACATGATCTTCTGCAGTATCGTCTTTGGAACCTTCGTCATCCAG ATCGTCATCGTGCAGTTCGGAGGGAAGCCGTTCAGCTGCGTGGCTCTGTCTATCGACCAGTGGCTGTGGTGCACTTTCTTAGGCTTTGGATCCCTTCTCTGGGGACAG GTGATCTCCTCAATACCCACCAGCCGCTTAAAATTCTTGAAAACGGCGGGCCACGGCACCCAGAAAGAGGAAATCCCCGacgaagagctggaggagctggaggacatggaCGAGATCGACCACGCTGAGCGGGAGCTTCGCCGAGGACAGATCCTCTGGTTCCGAGGCCTCAACCGCATCCAGACTCAG ATGGATGTAGTGAGTGCGTTCCAGAGTGGAACTTCCTTTCAGGGGGCTCTGAGGCGGCAGGCCTCCAACTCCAGCCAACAGCAGCACGAT atcCGGGTGGTGAATGCATTCCGCAGCTCCATCTCCCTCTATGAGGGGCTGGAGAAGCCCGAGTCGCGAACATCGATCCACAACTTTATGACGCACCCCGAATTCCGGATAGAGGACTCTGAGCCCCACATCCCCCTCATCGACGACACCGACGCGGAGGACGACGCCCCCACCAAGCGCAACTCCGCCAGCCCGCGCAACGCCACGCCCACGCCGCCCTCGCCCACGCCCTCGcccgccaccaccgccgcccCCAGCACGCCGGTCTCCCCCTCCCCGAACCAGAACAATAACGCTGTGGAGAGCAGCAACCACCTCCTCCCAGAGCCCCCCAAGTCGGGGACCCCCTCGGCCCCGGGCAGCCCCCTACACAGCCTGGAGACCTCGCTTTGA
- the atp2b1a gene encoding plasma membrane calcium-transporting ATPase 1 isoform X2: protein MANNSYSGVKNSMVEANHDGEFGCTLKELRSLMELRGAEALTKIGESYGDIQGLCNRLKTSAVDGLSGQPTDIEKRKTVFGQNLIPPKKPKTFLQLVWEALQDVTLIILEVAAIVSLGLSFYRPPDAERDHCGKAAGGVEDENESEAGWIEGAAILLSVICVVLVTAFNDWSKEKQFRGLQSRIEQEQKFTVVRGGQVIQIPVAEIVVGDIAQIKYGDLLPADGVLIQGNDLKIDESSLTGESDHVKKTQEKDPMLLSGTHVMEGSGKMVVTAVGVNSQTGIIFTLLGGGEDDEDDEEEKKKEKEEKKKQKKNKKQDGSVENRKKAKAQDGAAMEMQPLNSDEGADAEEKKKANLPKKEKSVLQGKLTKLAVQIGKAGLVMSAITVIILVVLFVVDTFWIQNLPWVKDCTPIYIQFFVKFFIIGVTVLVVAVPEGLPLAVTISLAYSVKKMMKDNNLVRHLDACETMGNATAICSDKTGTLTMNRMTVVQAYIAEKHYKKIPEPENIPSSSLDMLILGIAVNCAYTTKIMPPEKEGGLPRQVGNKTECALLGFSNDLKRDYQSIRNEIPEEKLYKVYTFNSVRKSMSTVLKMADGSYRMFSKGASEILLKKCYKILTANGEPKVFRPRDRDDMVKKVIEPMASEGLRTICLAYRDFSTADGEPDWDNENDILTGLTCICVVGIEDPVRPEVPDAIRKCQRAGITVRMVTGDNINTARAIATKCGILQPGDDFLCLEGKEFNRRIRNEKGEIEQERIDKIWPKLRVLARSSPTDKHTLVKGIIDSTVAEQRQVVAVTGDGTNDGPALKKADVGFAMGIAGTDVAKEASDIILTDDNFSSIVKAVMWGRNVYDSISKFLQFQLTVNVVAVIVAFTGACITQDSPLKAVQMLWVNLIMDTFASLALATEPPTESLLLRKPYGRNKPLISRTMMKNILGQGVYQLIIIFTLLFAGEKLFDIDSGRDAPLHAPPSEHYTIVFNTFVLMQLFNEINARKIHGERNVFEGIFNNMIFCSIVFGTFVIQIVIVQFGGKPFSCVALSIDQWLWCTFLGFGSLLWGQVISSIPTSRLKFLKTAGHGTQKEEIPDEELEELEDMDEIDHAERELRRGQILWFRGLNRIQTQMDVVSAFQSGTSFQGALRRQASNSSQQQHDVTNVSSPTHVAFSTTTTTATAANSASATVGSGW from the exons ATGGCGAACAACTCGTACAGTGGGGTGAAGAACTCCATGGTGGAGGCCAACCACGATGGAGAGTTTGGCTGCACACTCAAAGAACTGCGCTCCTTAATGGAACTGAGAGGCGCCGAGGCGCTAACTAAAATTGGGGAATCTTATGGGGATATTCAAGGACTCTGCAATCGGTTAAAAACATCAGCTGTGGACG GTCTAAGCGGACAGCCTACAGACATTGAGAAGCGGAAAACAGTGTTTGGGCAGAATCTAATACCGCCCAAAAAGCCCAAAACTTTCTTACAATTAGTGTGGGAAGCACTACAGGATGTCACGCTGATTATCCTAGAAGTGGCAGCCATAGTTTCACTAGGCCTTTCTTTTTATAGACCTCCAGATGCTGAAAGAGATC ACTGTGGAAAAGCTGCTGGTGGCGTGGAGGACGAGAACGAGTCCGAGGCGGGCTGGATCGAGGGCGCCGCCATCCTTCTGTCAGTTATCTGCGTGGTGCTGGTGACGGCGTTTAACGACTGGAGTAAAGAGAAGCAGTTCAGGGGCCTCCAGAGCCGCATCGAGCAGGAACAGAAATTTACTGTCGTCCGTGGAGGACAAGTTATTCAAATTCCTGTGGCTGAGATTGTGGTTGGCGATATTGCACAAATAAAATATG gtGACCTCTTGCCTGCTGATGGAGTCCTCATCCAAGGCAACGATCTGAAGATCGATGAGAGCTCGCTCACAGGGGAGTCCGACCATGtcaagaaaacacaagaaaaagatCCAATGCTGTTATCAG GCACCCATGTAATGGAAGGCTCAGGGAAAATGGTGGTCACTGCTGTGGGTGTCAACTCACAAACTGGAATTATCTTCACTTTACTCGGGGGCGGCGAGGATGACGAGGACgatgaggaggaaaagaagaaggaaaaagaagagaagaagaagcagaaaaaaa ATAAGAAGCAAGATGGCTCTGTGGAAAATCGCAAGAAAG CTAAAGCACAGGACGGCGCTGCCATGGAGATGCAGCCGCTGAACAGCGATGAGGGAGCCGAcgcagaggagaaaaagaaagccaaCCTGCCGAAGAAGGAGAAGTCTGTGCTGCAGGGAAAACTCACCAAGCTAGCAGTTCAGATTGGAAAAGCAG GTCTGGTCATGTCAGCCATCACTGTCATTATCCTGGTGGTGCTGTTCGTGGTCGACACGTTCTGGATCCAGAATCTGCCCTGGGTCAAGGACTGCACCCCCATTTACATCCAGTTCTTTGTGAAATTCTTCATCATCGGCGTCACTGTCCTGGTGGTGGCCGTCCCCGAAGGCCTGCCGCTCGCTGTAACAATCTCCCTGGCATACTCTGTTAAG AAAATGATGAAAGATAACAACCTGGTGCGTCACTTGGACGCCTGTGAGACGATGGGCAACGCCACCGCCATCTGCTCCGACAAGACCGGCACCCTGACCATGAACCGCATGACGGTGGTGCAGGCCTACATAGCCGAGAAACACTACAAGAAGATCCCCGAGCCGGAGAacatcccctcctcctccttagaCATGCTTATTCTGGGCATTGCCGTCAACTGCGCCTACACTACTAAGATCATG CCCCCGGAGAAGGAAGGGGGTCTGCCACGACAGGTTGGAAACAAGACCGAATGTGCCTTGCTTGGCTTTTCTAATGACTTAAAACGGGACTACCAGAGCATCCGCAACGAGATCCCCGAGGAGAAACTCTACAAAGTCTACACCTTCAACTCGGTCCGCAAATCTATGAGCACCGTGTTGAAGATGGCCGATGGCAGCTACCGCATGTTCAGCAAAGGAGCATCGGAAATCCTCCTAAAAAA GTGCTATAAAATCCTGACGGCAAACGGCGAGCCGAAGGTGTTCCGTCCGCGCGACAGAGACGACATGGTGAAGAAGGTGATCGAGCCCATGGCCTCAGAGGGCCTGAGGACCATCTGCCTTGCTTATAGGGACTTCTCCACCGCCGACGGGGAGCCCGACTGGGACAACGAAAACGACATCCTCACTGGACTCACCTGCATCTGCGTGGTGGGCATCGAGGACCCCGTGCGGCCGGAG GTCCCAGACGCTATCAGGAAATGCCAGCGAGCTGGCATCACGGTGCGGATGGTGACTGGGGACAACATAAACACAGCTCGAGCCATCGCCACCAAGTGTGGCATCCTCCAGCCTGGAGATGACTTCCTCTGCCTGGAGGGGAAAGAGTTCAATCGGAGGATACGTAATGAGAAAGGAGAG ATCGAACAAGAACGCATTGACAAGATCTGGCCCAAACTACGAGTACTAGCTCGCTCTTCtcccacagacaaacacaccttAGTAAAAG GCATAATCGACAGCACAGTGGCAGAACAGAGGCAAGTGGTCGCGGTAACAGGAGACGGTACAAATGACGGTCCCGCCTTGAAGAAAGCCGACGTCGGCTTCGCCATG ggAATCGCCGGGACAGACGTCGCCAAGGAGGCGTCTGACATCATTCTGACCGACGACAACTTTTCCAGCATCGTCAAAGCCGTCATGTGGGGACGAAACGTCTACGACAGCATCTCGAAATTCCTCCAGTTTCAGTTAACTGTCAATGTAGTGGCTGTCATTGTAGCATTTACAGGAGCCTGCATCACACAA GACTCCCCGCTGAAGGCAGTGCAGATGTTGTGGGTCAACCTGATCATGGACACCTTCGCCTCGCTAGCGCTGGCCACCGAGCCGCCCACAGAATCCCTGCTGCTGAGGAAGCCGTACGGCCGCAACAAGCCGCTCATCTCCCGCACCATGATGAAAAACATCCTGGGCCAGGGAGTGTACCAGCTGATCATCATCTTCACCCTGCTCTTTGCCG GAGAGAAGCTGTTCGACATCGACAGCGGCAGGGACGCGCCCCTCCACGCGCCCCCCTCCGAGCACTACACCATCGTCTTCAACACCTTTGTCCTGATGCAGCTTTTCAACGAAATCAACGCGCGCAAGATCCACGGCGAGAGGAACGTCTTCGAGGGCATCTTCAACAACATGATCTTCTGCAGTATCGTCTTTGGAACCTTCGTCATCCAG ATCGTCATCGTGCAGTTCGGAGGGAAGCCGTTCAGCTGCGTGGCTCTGTCTATCGACCAGTGGCTGTGGTGCACTTTCTTAGGCTTTGGATCCCTTCTCTGGGGACAG GTGATCTCCTCAATACCCACCAGCCGCTTAAAATTCTTGAAAACGGCGGGCCACGGCACCCAGAAAGAGGAAATCCCCGacgaagagctggaggagctggaggacatggaCGAGATCGACCACGCTGAGCGGGAGCTTCGCCGAGGACAGATCCTCTGGTTCCGAGGCCTCAACCGCATCCAGACTCAG ATGGATGTAGTGAGTGCGTTCCAGAGTGGAACTTCCTTTCAGGGGGCTCTGAGGCGGCAGGCCTCCAACTCCAGCCAACAGCAGCACGATGTAACCAATGTTTCTAGCCCTACACATGTAGCCTTTTCTACTACTACCACTACTGCCACTGCCGCCAACTCCGCTTCTGCCACTGTGGG atcCGGGTGGTGA